The genome window GATGGAATTCCGTTGGATCGTAGAAATTGTAgtcatgtcgttcgtcttccactatcatgttatgcaggATGATAgatgctctcattattttttctatttttcttttatcccaaaaaagtgcgGTATTCTTCACgattgcaaatcgagcttgcaagactccaaatgcacgctcaacatctttacGACATCCTTCTTGCCATTGAGCAAAGATTTTTGCTTTTCGACCACGTGGAAGTGTAATagattggatgaaagttgccCATTTGGGATAATACCGTCTGTGAGGTAGTACGCCATTTTGTATTGCCGTCCATTGATAACGTATCTTACTCTCGGAGCTCGGCCCTGtaggatatcatcaaacaccggGAAGCTGTCCAagacattgatatcatttaacgaACCCGGTGgtccaaaaaatgcgtgccaaatccataaatcttaTGATGCCACAGCCTCTAGTACGATTGATGATTTACCAGATCCACGTGTATATTGTCCTTTCCATGcagtgggacaattcttccactcccaatgcatgcAATCTATGCTCCCTATCATTCCGGGGAAACTGCGATGTTCTCCAATATTCAGTAATCGTTGGAGGTCTTCCGCTGTAGGTCTTCTGAGATACTCGTCGCCAAACAGATTTATAACCCCCTCAACAAAATGTAGAAGGCATTTGTGGGAGGTTGTTTCAGTGAGTCTTAAATATTCATCCGCCGCATCTACCAAATATCCGTAAGCCATCAAATGAATAGCTGAcgtacatttttgaagtgcagAAAGACCAAGCCTTCCAGTAGCATCTCGCCTTTGTGTGAAGTATGGGACTCAATTCTCAATAGCGGTAACAATACGAAGgaacaatggtttgttcattctaaagcgaCGACGGAACATAGCGTTAGTGTAAGTCagattatcactaaaataatcattccacaatCGAGTGTAGCCTTCTTCGCGGTCTCTCTCAATGTGCACTCTTCAGATTATTAGAGCTGGAGGCTGTCTAGCAGTCTCATCTTGCTGTTCCTCTCTTTAGCCGCTTGTTCTTGATCCTTCATTGCTATTATCTTATCCAACTTAACCACAGACCCATCCTCTACATCAATACTAACAACCGGTTGCTTCCCTTTTTTCTTAGCAGCTTTAACCCCCGGAGGTCTCTTCTCGGATCCATCCTTGCACTCTCCGGGTGAGGATGCTCCTGCTCAATCTGAAGCGAGTTTAGTCCGCTTATGGCTACACTCCTCCGtgatccatttctgatcatgcTTCAGTTCCCTCCAGCAATGTCCTAGCAGAAATGGCTTGCCCTTGTCGTTCTTGTAAAGCTCATACGCCATGCTCAAtacatcatcttctgattctccacTCTTTCTTCTTGAACTCGCTTGTGCGTAACAGCCCACAAACTTATTGACTCCATGGTTTATCTTGCTCCACCTAGCCTTACATTGTGTAGGCCCTCTTGCATTTGAAACAGATGACCCATAGTTAGCTTTGTAGTAGGCAGCAACCCTCTTCCAGAAACTTTGAAGCCGCTGCTCATTACTTACAACTGGATCCTTG of Camelina sativa cultivar DH55 unplaced genomic scaffold, Cs unpScaffold00485, whole genome shotgun sequence contains these proteins:
- the LOC104773191 gene encoding glutathione S-transferase T3-like gives rise to the protein MDPRNLNRNPQTYFVDLMNSQKDSNSPDNPILPNTFSSQPLHFTQTLSSQPVNFTQTLSSQPVNFGPGFSSQPFHFRPASEDDDCVEVEVDEDEEDEGTGRIKRWTAEEDVNLISAWLNTSKDPVVSNEQRLQSFWKRVAAYYKANYGSSVSNARGPTQCKARWSKINHGVNKFVGCYAQASSRRKSGESEDDVLSMAYELYKNDKGKPFLLGHCWRELKHDQKWITEECSHKRTKLASD